In a single window of the Synechococcus sp. HK05 genome:
- a CDS encoding alpha-amylase family protein, whose translation MAVHADAGVPTAQPWWDGAVIYQLMPRSFSDANGDGIGDLQGLQNRLSYLRWLGVDAIWLTPIYPSPLRDGGYDITDFTDVHPELGDLAGLHRLIEAAHGHGLKVILDLVLNHTSNLHPWFQRARFAAPGSAERNYYVWSDSDERYGSAPVLFRHFERSNWQWDALAGQFYLHRFLHHQPDLNYDNPAVQEAMLQVVEFWLERGVDGFRLDAIPFLFEREDTRCEGLPETHAFLKRLRSRVQACSRRRGRPEVLLLAEAIQPMDEAMPYLDEGELHAAFNFALTAHLFAAVSYGQAAHLVQFLNELSERDVGRGWALPLRNHDELWLGDGHLVPQEVIHRIRNGLPAAQGHWLNWGINRRLAPLLNGDPRPNMALHALLYSLPGMPCLYYGDELGMGDWPGLRDRDTNRTPMAWTPDRNGGFSSAADPLLVLPPITAPGYDYRVVNVEVQKSLNGSLLNWHRRMLMSRKLLPALRHGDFHMLPSGHPSMVSYVRQSPEMTVLVAVNLSGTGASTQLNLEPWQGQRVRELLWGCDFPEATGEWFVYLPAYGFGWWLLGDAELSSSSRPDAAAVSRSASA comes from the coding sequence ATGGCGGTTCATGCGGACGCTGGGGTACCCACCGCCCAGCCATGGTGGGACGGTGCGGTGATCTATCAGCTGATGCCCCGCAGCTTCAGCGATGCCAACGGCGATGGCATCGGTGATCTGCAGGGCCTCCAGAACCGTCTGAGCTATCTGCGCTGGCTGGGGGTGGACGCCATCTGGCTCACACCGATCTATCCCTCACCGTTGCGGGACGGCGGTTACGACATCACGGATTTCACCGACGTGCACCCAGAACTGGGTGATTTGGCTGGGCTGCATCGCTTGATTGAGGCCGCCCACGGCCACGGGCTCAAGGTGATCCTCGATCTGGTGTTGAACCACACCAGCAACCTGCATCCCTGGTTCCAGCGGGCCCGCTTCGCAGCTCCTGGCAGCGCCGAGCGCAACTACTACGTCTGGAGTGACAGCGATGAGCGCTACGGCAGTGCGCCCGTACTGTTCCGCCATTTCGAGCGCTCGAACTGGCAATGGGATGCCTTGGCCGGGCAGTTTTATCTGCATCGCTTTCTGCATCACCAGCCCGATCTCAATTACGACAACCCCGCCGTGCAGGAGGCGATGCTCCAGGTGGTGGAGTTCTGGCTCGAGCGCGGTGTGGATGGCTTCCGCCTCGATGCCATTCCATTTCTATTTGAACGGGAGGACACCCGTTGTGAGGGGCTCCCGGAGACCCACGCCTTCCTGAAGCGTCTGCGCAGCCGCGTGCAGGCGTGCAGCCGTCGCCGCGGGCGGCCAGAGGTGCTGCTGCTGGCGGAAGCGATTCAGCCGATGGATGAGGCGATGCCTTACCTCGATGAGGGAGAGCTGCACGCCGCCTTCAACTTCGCGCTCACCGCCCATCTGTTCGCTGCGGTGTCGTATGGCCAGGCGGCCCATCTGGTGCAGTTCCTCAACGAGCTGAGCGAGCGTGATGTGGGCCGGGGCTGGGCCCTGCCACTGCGCAACCACGATGAACTCTGGTTGGGCGATGGGCACCTGGTGCCGCAGGAGGTGATCCATCGCATCCGCAACGGCCTGCCCGCCGCTCAGGGGCACTGGCTCAACTGGGGCATCAACCGCCGCCTGGCACCCCTGCTCAACGGTGATCCCAGGCCCAACATGGCGCTCCATGCCCTGCTGTACAGCCTGCCCGGCATGCCGTGCCTCTATTACGGCGATGAACTGGGGATGGGCGACTGGCCCGGTCTGCGGGATCGCGATACCAATCGCACGCCGATGGCCTGGACACCGGATCGCAACGGCGGATTTTCCTCCGCGGCGGATCCGTTGCTGGTGCTACCGCCGATCACCGCGCCGGGATACGACTACCGCGTGGTGAATGTGGAGGTTCAGAAATCGCTGAACGGCTCCCTGCTGAATTGGCATCGCCGCATGTTGATGAGCCGCAAGCTCCTGCCGGCCCTGCGCCACGGGGATTTCCACATGCTGCCCAGCGGCCACCCGAGCATGGTGAGCTACGTGCGCCAAAGCCCGGAAATGACCGTGCTGGTGGCCGTCAACCTGAGCGGAACCGGCGCGTCAACCCAGCTGAACCTGGAGCCGTGGCAGGGGCAGCGGGTGCGTGAACTGCTCTGGGGTTGTGACTTTCCAGAGGCCACAGGAGAGTGGTTTGTGTATCTGCCGGCCTACGGATTCGGCTGGTGGCTGCTCGGGGATGCGGAATTGAGTTCCTCCAGCAGGCCAGATGCTGCAGCGGTGAGCCGCTCCGCCTCGGCCTGA
- a CDS encoding glycerol-3-phosphate dehydrogenase/oxidase — MQTFDLVVIGAGSSGACLALEAVRRGLKVALLEAHDPAIGTSSRSTKLLHGGVRYLELAFKRADPAQLKLVREALAERRYWIDQAPYLARELRIALPTRHAFEQLYYRLGLGMYDQLAGAANLKPTQGLNAAQLQQLLPGLQLELHGGLLYSDGQFDDARLNLLLVLTAQAAGVVVQRDCSVVGFEQSNGRLQAAISQGTDGRQQRWEAPRIVNATGIAADRLRQLAQPDAPPRLLVSRGMHLVLRASLCPAGVGLLIPHTRDGRVLFVLPFLGRTLVGTTDQACPADAATQVTPEETTYLVEHLQQWFPGFSAKAISASWAGGRPLIQPAGGASSSRVVREHEVEQLPCGLISLLGGKWTTCRTLALDALRVMGGQGSQAQPLPLLGAAATAAETGSAVQQLRAQLVAELPGGAQQAAHLIGSYGLRARQLLDEAPDRAALEPLSAVVPVSVAEWRFNHRHELARSSDDLLQRRSRLGFLDQAEAERLTAAASGLLEELNSASPSSHQPNP, encoded by the coding sequence ATGCAAACCTTTGACCTGGTGGTGATCGGCGCCGGCAGCAGCGGCGCTTGCCTCGCCCTCGAGGCTGTGCGGCGCGGTTTGAAGGTGGCCCTGCTCGAAGCGCACGATCCAGCCATCGGCACCAGCTCCCGCAGCACGAAGCTGCTGCATGGCGGTGTGCGTTACCTGGAGCTGGCCTTCAAGCGGGCCGATCCCGCGCAGCTGAAGCTGGTGCGCGAAGCGCTCGCCGAACGGCGCTATTGGATCGACCAGGCGCCTTATCTGGCCCGAGAACTGCGCATTGCGCTGCCGACGCGCCATGCCTTCGAGCAGCTCTACTACCGCCTGGGGCTGGGCATGTACGACCAGCTGGCTGGGGCCGCCAACCTGAAACCCACCCAGGGCCTCAACGCCGCGCAGCTTCAACAGCTGTTGCCGGGGCTCCAGCTGGAGCTGCATGGCGGGCTGCTCTACAGCGACGGCCAGTTCGATGACGCCCGCCTCAACCTGCTGCTGGTGCTTACCGCTCAAGCGGCTGGCGTTGTGGTGCAGCGCGACTGTTCGGTGGTGGGTTTCGAGCAGAGCAACGGCCGCCTGCAGGCGGCGATCAGTCAGGGCACAGACGGCCGTCAACAGCGCTGGGAGGCGCCGCGGATCGTGAATGCCACCGGCATCGCAGCTGATCGGCTCCGGCAGCTGGCTCAGCCCGATGCCCCGCCGCGGCTGCTGGTGAGCCGCGGTATGCACCTGGTGCTGCGTGCGTCGCTCTGTCCCGCTGGCGTGGGGCTGCTGATTCCGCACACCCGCGATGGCCGGGTGTTGTTTGTGCTTCCTTTTCTCGGCCGCACGCTGGTGGGCACCACCGACCAGGCCTGCCCAGCGGATGCGGCCACCCAGGTGACGCCGGAGGAAACCACCTACCTGGTGGAGCACCTGCAGCAGTGGTTTCCCGGCTTCAGCGCTAAGGCGATCAGCGCCAGCTGGGCCGGTGGGCGCCCCTTGATCCAACCGGCGGGCGGCGCCAGCAGCAGCCGCGTGGTGCGCGAACACGAGGTGGAACAACTCCCCTGCGGCCTGATCAGCCTGCTGGGCGGCAAATGGACCACCTGCCGCACCCTTGCTTTGGATGCTCTGCGCGTGATGGGCGGCCAAGGGAGCCAGGCTCAGCCCCTGCCCCTGCTGGGTGCTGCCGCCACGGCGGCGGAAACGGGCAGTGCTGTGCAACAGCTGCGCGCTCAACTGGTGGCTGAGCTGCCTGGTGGTGCCCAGCAGGCAGCTCATCTGATCGGCAGCTATGGGCTACGGGCGCGACAACTGCTGGATGAGGCTCCCGATCGCGCCGCCCTAGAGCCGCTCAGTGCCGTGGTGCCTGTGAGCGTGGCCGAGTGGCGCTTCAATCACCGCCATGAGCTGGCCCGCAGCAGCGATGACTTGCTGCAACGTCGCTCCCGCCTCGGTTTTCTGGATCAGGCCGAGGCGGAGCGGCTCACCGCTGCAGCATCTGGCCTGCTGGAGGAACTCAATTCCGCATCCCCGAGCAGCCACCAGCCGAATCCGTAG
- the glpK gene encoding glycerol kinase GlpK encodes MTEPLLLALDQGTSSSRAVVFNPQGEPLASAQVPLAIHYPADGWVEQQAQAIWASQLQAMQELERALTDSQRRAVCACGVTNQRETTVLWRRSDGASLGPVLVWQDRRTSELCRRWQQRPDAAEWQQRTGLVLDPYFSASKIRWLLDHTPEAAATQAAGDLCVGTVDSWLLWQLSGKQLHATDHSNASRTLLMDLEQRVWLPQALAAVGLSSDELPQLLPSRGSFACIAPGLPFAGVPITAVLGDQQAATYGQLCLSPGQAKCTYGTGAFLVVACGDQPVRAEGGLLSTVGWSDASGRTTYCIEGSLFNAGTVVQWLRDGLGLIESSAEIDALAASVPSAGALMLVPAFTGWGSPHWDPSARGLLIGLTRDTSAAHLARAALNGIALAVSTLVDTAEAALGQPLQELAVDGGAAASNVLMQAQADSTALAVRRPAHLESTARGVALMAGQEVGVVRDLDAIRQRVVASSSRFEPQLSAADRQLWRRRWQEAVRRCLHWHGDANL; translated from the coding sequence ATGACAGAACCTCTGCTGCTGGCACTGGATCAGGGCACCAGCAGTTCGCGTGCCGTGGTGTTCAACCCCCAGGGTGAGCCCCTGGCTTCCGCTCAGGTGCCGTTGGCGATCCACTACCCGGCCGATGGCTGGGTGGAGCAGCAGGCGCAAGCGATCTGGGCGAGCCAGCTGCAGGCGATGCAGGAGCTCGAGCGGGCGCTCACTGACAGCCAACGCCGCGCTGTTTGCGCCTGCGGCGTCACCAACCAACGGGAAACCACGGTGCTCTGGCGGCGCAGCGATGGCGCTTCCCTGGGCCCGGTCCTGGTCTGGCAGGACCGCCGCACCAGTGAACTCTGCCGCCGCTGGCAGCAGCGCCCGGATGCAGCCGAGTGGCAGCAGCGCACCGGCCTGGTGCTCGATCCCTATTTCAGTGCCAGCAAGATTCGCTGGTTGCTCGATCACACGCCTGAGGCTGCGGCCACTCAGGCTGCGGGAGATCTCTGCGTCGGCACCGTCGACAGCTGGCTGCTCTGGCAGCTCAGCGGCAAGCAACTGCACGCCACTGACCACAGCAACGCCAGCCGTACGTTGCTCATGGATCTCGAGCAGCGCGTCTGGCTGCCGCAGGCCCTGGCCGCGGTGGGGCTCTCCAGCGATGAGCTGCCGCAGCTGCTGCCCAGTCGCGGCAGCTTCGCTTGCATCGCCCCCGGGCTGCCTTTCGCGGGCGTGCCGATCACGGCGGTGCTCGGCGATCAGCAAGCGGCCACCTATGGCCAGCTCTGCTTGTCACCAGGCCAGGCCAAGTGCACCTACGGCACCGGTGCATTTCTGGTGGTGGCCTGCGGCGATCAGCCCGTGCGGGCGGAAGGCGGGCTGCTCAGCACAGTGGGCTGGAGTGATGCCAGTGGCCGTACCACCTATTGCATTGAGGGCAGCCTGTTCAATGCCGGCACCGTGGTGCAGTGGCTGCGCGATGGGCTGGGACTGATCGAGTCGTCTGCCGAGATCGATGCCCTGGCTGCTTCGGTGCCCTCCGCTGGTGCGTTGATGCTGGTGCCGGCCTTCACCGGCTGGGGCTCGCCCCACTGGGATCCAAGCGCCCGCGGTTTGCTGATCGGCCTCACCCGCGACACCAGTGCCGCTCATCTGGCCCGCGCTGCCCTCAATGGAATCGCCTTGGCCGTGAGCACGTTGGTGGATACGGCCGAAGCCGCCTTGGGCCAGCCCCTGCAGGAGCTTGCGGTGGATGGCGGTGCCGCAGCCTCCAATGTGTTGATGCAGGCCCAGGCCGACAGCACGGCCCTGGCGGTGCGCCGTCCCGCCCATCTGGAATCCACCGCCCGGGGCGTGGCCCTGATGGCCGGGCAGGAGGTGGGCGTGGTGCGTGATCTCGATGCGATCCGCCAGCGCGTTGTGGCCAGCTCCAGCCGCTTTGAGCCCCAGTTGTCAGCCGCGGATCGTCAGCTCTGGCGCCGCCGCTGGCAGGAAGCCGTCCGTCGTTGTCTGCATTGGCATGGTGATGCAAACCTTTGA
- a CDS encoding mechanosensitive ion channel family protein has protein sequence MPLEPTTLLPALLTLVGGGFLSILLARVVTVVAGRVVWRTRSGTDDFIVQVLGDTIPPAGWVLSAALAWQIVPTSAAGDQVAFGLAKLILVVLLVRLVNRIGIRLLRSWASRQSEEAVATMIRSLAPLMRALVWTIGAVFYLQNIGVQMAAIWALLSAGGIGAGLALREPVAEFFEYITILLDKPFVSGQFINVGSVWATVERVGVRSTRLRSINGEAIVMSNSSLTTSVVANYGEMERRRLIYRLGVTYDTDHSTLARIPALLQGIVNSGGDAQFDRCHFVAFNDSSLDFELVYFVPSKDFLQAMNVQQRINLEIVRRFAEEEIEFAFPTRTVQLIQPSTN, from the coding sequence ATGCCTCTGGAGCCGACCACCCTTCTGCCCGCGCTACTCACCCTGGTGGGTGGAGGATTCCTCTCGATCCTTCTGGCTCGGGTCGTCACCGTGGTGGCGGGGCGGGTGGTGTGGCGGACCCGCTCCGGCACCGACGACTTCATCGTGCAGGTGCTGGGCGACACGATTCCTCCCGCCGGCTGGGTGCTGAGCGCCGCCCTGGCCTGGCAGATCGTTCCCACCAGCGCTGCCGGGGATCAGGTGGCCTTTGGACTCGCCAAGTTGATCCTGGTGGTGTTGTTGGTGCGGCTGGTGAACCGCATCGGCATCCGGCTTCTGCGGAGCTGGGCCAGCCGGCAGAGTGAGGAGGCCGTTGCCACGATGATTCGATCGCTGGCGCCCCTGATGCGCGCGCTGGTGTGGACCATCGGCGCCGTGTTTTATCTGCAGAACATCGGCGTGCAGATGGCGGCGATCTGGGCCTTGCTCAGCGCCGGCGGCATCGGTGCTGGTCTGGCCCTGCGGGAACCGGTGGCTGAGTTCTTCGAATACATCACGATCCTGTTGGACAAGCCCTTTGTGAGCGGGCAGTTCATCAACGTGGGCTCGGTTTGGGCCACGGTGGAGCGCGTGGGGGTGCGCAGCACGCGGCTACGCAGCATCAACGGCGAGGCGATCGTGATGAGCAACAGCTCCCTCACCACGTCGGTGGTGGCGAACTACGGGGAGATGGAACGCCGCCGCCTCATCTATCGGTTGGGCGTCACCTACGACACCGACCACAGCACCCTGGCGCGAATCCCCGCCTTGCTGCAGGGGATCGTGAACAGCGGTGGCGACGCCCAGTTTGACCGGTGCCATTTCGTGGCCTTCAACGACAGCAGCCTCGATTTCGAACTGGTGTATTTCGTGCCCAGCAAAGACTTTCTGCAGGCGATGAACGTGCAACAGCGGATCAACCTGGAGATCGTGCGGCGCTTCGCCGAGGAGGAGATTGAGTTCGCCTTCCCCACCCGAACCGTTCAACTGATCCAGCCTTCCACCAACTGA
- the rpmB gene encoding 50S ribosomal protein L28 produces the protein MSRVCQLTGKRANNGMAVSHSHVRTKKLQQVNLQERRLWWAEGNRFVKLRVSTRALKTIQKKGLGAYAKELGINLAKI, from the coding sequence ATGTCCCGGGTCTGCCAACTCACCGGCAAGCGCGCCAACAACGGCATGGCCGTGTCCCACTCCCACGTGCGGACCAAAAAGCTCCAGCAGGTGAACCTCCAGGAGCGCCGCCTCTGGTGGGCTGAGGGCAACCGCTTCGTGAAGCTGCGCGTGTCCACCCGCGCCCTCAAGACCATCCAGAAGAAGGGTCTCGGTGCCTACGCCAAAGAGCTGGGCATCAACCTGGCCAAAATCTGA
- a CDS encoding peroxiredoxin encodes MQRRQVLSGLAITSMSLLGWSRQAFALGGVLPTGGEPAPAFHLDGVVPGPDGSAIEANRSLADFAGRWLVLYFYPRDFTEGCTIEARGFQRDLAAFHQAGAEVVGVSADSAESHAEFCGSEALAYPLLSDPGGQVSKAYGSWIAPFSQRHTFLIDPDGVLRQIWVAVRPSGHSQEVLSSLKILAADHPSA; translated from the coding sequence ATGCAGCGCCGCCAAGTTCTGAGCGGGCTTGCCATCACCTCCATGAGCCTGCTGGGTTGGTCCCGGCAGGCTTTTGCATTGGGTGGTGTGCTGCCAACCGGGGGGGAACCGGCTCCGGCCTTTCACCTGGATGGGGTGGTGCCAGGTCCGGATGGAAGCGCCATCGAAGCGAACCGAAGCCTGGCCGACTTCGCCGGCCGTTGGCTGGTGCTCTACTTCTACCCGCGCGATTTCACCGAGGGCTGCACCATCGAGGCCCGTGGTTTTCAGCGTGATCTGGCGGCCTTCCACCAGGCCGGAGCCGAGGTGGTGGGCGTGAGTGCCGACAGCGCCGAATCCCACGCGGAGTTCTGCGGGAGCGAGGCGCTGGCCTATCCGCTTCTCTCCGATCCCGGCGGGCAGGTGAGCAAGGCCTACGGCAGTTGGATCGCTCCGTTTTCGCAGCGCCACACCTTCTTGATCGATCCCGATGGGGTGCTCCGCCAGATCTGGGTGGCCGTGCGGCCCAGCGGCCACAGCCAGGAAGTGCTGAGCAGTCTCAAGATCCTGGCGGCAGACCATCCGTCCGCCTGA
- a CDS encoding C39 family peptidase, producing MTLSTGQHLLLPVHQYYVQTDSRIPGQAYRMCFSSTCAMAVKFLRPEALKGSNADDTYLHTLRRYGDTTSAQAQIQACADYGVAAQYRTTGDRQLLEAELKAGYPVGTGFLHHGPSSAPRGGGHWILAVGFEPGAGIFNDPYGELDNVRGGYVRVGSGGHNVAYSWRHWLPRWEVEGPGSGWCMTFRRTDGLPPGS from the coding sequence ATGACTCTCTCCACCGGGCAGCACCTGTTGCTGCCCGTGCACCAGTACTACGTGCAAACCGACAGCCGGATTCCCGGCCAGGCCTATCGCATGTGCTTTTCCAGCACCTGCGCCATGGCCGTGAAATTTCTGAGACCGGAGGCGTTGAAGGGCTCCAACGCCGACGACACCTATCTGCACACGCTGCGCCGCTACGGCGACACCACCTCAGCCCAGGCTCAGATCCAGGCCTGCGCCGATTACGGCGTGGCGGCCCAGTACCGAACCACTGGTGATCGGCAGCTGCTGGAGGCTGAATTGAAGGCTGGTTATCCGGTGGGTACTGGGTTTCTGCACCACGGGCCTTCGTCCGCACCGCGGGGCGGTGGCCACTGGATCCTGGCTGTGGGGTTCGAGCCCGGCGCCGGCATCTTCAATGACCCCTACGGCGAACTCGACAACGTGCGTGGCGGCTATGTGCGGGTGGGCTCAGGCGGCCACAACGTGGCCTACAGCTGGCGCCACTGGCTGCCCCGCTGGGAGGTGGAGGGCCCAGGCAGCGGCTGGTGCATGACCTTCAGGCGGACGGATGGTCTGCCGCCAGGATCTTGA